One Vibrio gallaecicus genomic region harbors:
- a CDS encoding bifunctional diguanylate cyclase/phosphodiesterase: MTLYKQLVVGMVAVFILLMASVFMIEFDTTRDHLEEQQRSEVNNTINTVGLALAPYLEDKDPIAVESVINALFDGSSYSVVRLIFLDSSDEILRSYPVKPNGVPTWFTDLHLFGQIHERRVITSGWMQLAEVEIVSHPGAAYEQLWQALIKLLTMFGLIFIIGLAAISWILKRALRPLSLIIVKMDQIARNQFGEPLTRPKTKDLIMVVDGINQMSTQVEMAFKNQAKEAQKLRERAYIDPVSQLGNRAFYMSQLNQWLTESSIGGLAVLQAQFITDEYEEKGYQEGDSLVHHLADQLKTSITSPGLTIARISKDEFGFILPNVDESELKIIADSIVVCVQDLQSDPTGTASAAISLGVTYSSQNKTSTEIMSLVDNALSIAKSSPEQKYGYISGDDHATIMGKQQWRDLVEEAIHDELVTFRLQSANNTFGSTYHQEVFSAIEKDGVRYSANQYLFALEQLESSHILDQFVIEQMIKKMKTGEVTNPVAINISPSSVAQPSFIRWVGNILEKNPTHAPKLHFEIPENCFIQEPHYTALLCNTLRSADSVFGVDNYGRNFQSLDYINEFRPSYVKLDYLFTHNLDDEKQKFTLTSISRTAHNLGITTIASRVETQTQLDFLSEHFVEVFQGFIVDK; the protein is encoded by the coding sequence ATGACTTTATATAAACAGCTTGTGGTCGGAATGGTTGCGGTCTTTATCTTGCTTATGGCATCGGTATTTATGATCGAATTTGATACCACCCGAGATCACTTAGAAGAGCAACAACGCTCTGAAGTGAATAACACCATAAATACCGTTGGGCTGGCGTTAGCACCTTATTTGGAAGATAAAGACCCAATTGCGGTCGAGTCGGTCATTAATGCTCTCTTTGATGGGAGTTCTTACTCTGTCGTACGCTTAATTTTCCTTGATTCAAGTGATGAAATTCTGCGCTCATATCCTGTCAAACCTAATGGTGTGCCGACTTGGTTTACAGATTTACATCTCTTCGGACAAATTCACGAACGTCGTGTAATCACTAGTGGCTGGATGCAATTGGCTGAAGTTGAGATTGTAAGCCACCCAGGCGCTGCCTATGAGCAGCTCTGGCAAGCGTTGATTAAACTATTAACTATGTTCGGCTTAATTTTCATCATCGGGCTAGCGGCTATTTCATGGATACTCAAACGCGCATTACGCCCGCTGTCTCTTATCATCGTGAAAATGGACCAAATCGCTAGGAACCAATTTGGAGAACCTCTCACTCGCCCTAAAACCAAAGATTTAATTATGGTGGTTGATGGTATTAATCAAATGTCGACTCAAGTTGAGATGGCATTCAAGAACCAAGCAAAAGAAGCTCAGAAATTAAGAGAGCGAGCATACATCGATCCTGTATCTCAACTCGGTAATCGTGCGTTCTACATGTCTCAATTAAACCAATGGCTAACGGAATCTAGTATTGGTGGTTTGGCCGTATTACAAGCTCAGTTCATTACCGATGAATACGAAGAAAAAGGCTATCAAGAAGGTGACTCTCTGGTACACCACCTTGCTGACCAACTGAAAACATCGATCACCTCCCCAGGTCTTACAATTGCTCGTATATCAAAAGATGAATTTGGCTTTATTTTGCCAAACGTAGATGAAAGCGAATTAAAGATTATTGCCGACAGCATTGTCGTATGCGTACAGGATTTACAATCAGATCCGACAGGTACAGCAAGCGCAGCTATTTCTTTAGGTGTGACTTACAGTAGTCAAAATAAGACCAGTACAGAAATTATGTCGTTAGTGGATAATGCTTTATCTATTGCAAAATCCAGCCCTGAGCAGAAGTACGGTTACATTTCCGGTGACGACCACGCAACAATAATGGGTAAACAGCAGTGGCGTGATCTAGTAGAAGAAGCGATCCACGATGAATTAGTGACCTTCCGCCTACAGTCTGCTAATAACACTTTCGGTTCTACCTACCACCAAGAAGTATTCTCTGCGATTGAAAAAGATGGGGTTCGCTACAGTGCCAATCAGTACTTGTTTGCATTAGAGCAACTGGAATCAAGCCATATTCTTGACCAATTTGTAATTGAGCAAATGATTAAGAAAATGAAAACTGGTGAAGTGACAAATCCTGTCGCAATTAACATTTCGCCTAGCAGCGTCGCACAACCAAGTTTCATTCGCTGGGTTGGTAATATTCTTGAGAAAAATCCGACTCATGCACCTAAGCTGCACTTTGAGATCCCTGAAAACTGCTTCATTCAAGAACCTCATTATACAGCTCTATTATGTAATACATTACGCAGTGCTGACTCAGTATTCGGGGTTGATAACTACGGTCGAAACTTCCAGTCACTGGATTACATTAATGAGTTCAGACCAAGTTACGTGAAACTCGATTACCTATTCACGCATAATTTAGATGATGAAAAACAGAAATTCACACTGACATCAATTTCTCGTACTGCGCATAATTTAGGTATTACGACTATTGCTTCACGTGTAGAGACTCAAACACAGTTGGACTTCTTGTCTGAGCACTTCGTGGAAGTGTTCCAAGGCTTCATTGTTGACAAATAG
- a CDS encoding transglutaminase-like cysteine peptidase, with product MPLKNKVYSLRGKKLGNKHNIKSLSSAALILTLCASFASSALNTKDQQWVSAVTQTYGERAGKRVSTWRSNISEYKNLSEADKLTSINRFFNQLYFVNDDVLWGKNDYWATPLEFLGSNAGDCEDFTIAKYFSLLELGVPDKKLRLVYVKALELNQFHMVLAYYSTPSAEPLILDNINPEIMRASKRRDLLPVYSFNGKNLWLMKSKAGNGKLAGKSSRLSLWNDLRSRERSLKLNKPIINYDE from the coding sequence ATGCCCTTAAAGAATAAGGTATATAGCCTCCGAGGAAAGAAGCTCGGCAATAAACACAACATTAAAAGCCTCAGCAGTGCTGCGCTTATTTTAACGCTGTGTGCTTCATTTGCCTCTTCAGCACTGAATACGAAAGATCAACAATGGGTTAGTGCAGTAACCCAAACATACGGTGAAAGAGCGGGCAAACGAGTTTCGACTTGGCGCTCAAATATTTCCGAGTATAAAAATTTAAGTGAAGCAGACAAGTTAACCTCAATTAACCGGTTTTTTAACCAACTGTATTTTGTGAATGATGACGTCTTGTGGGGAAAAAACGACTACTGGGCAACACCTTTAGAGTTTTTAGGAAGTAATGCCGGCGACTGTGAAGATTTCACAATTGCTAAATACTTTTCACTTTTGGAGCTTGGCGTACCTGATAAAAAACTACGTTTAGTGTACGTAAAAGCCCTTGAGTTAAACCAATTTCACATGGTACTGGCGTATTACTCTACACCAAGTGCCGAGCCGCTAATTTTAGACAACATTAACCCTGAAATAATGCGCGCTTCAAAACGAAGAGACCTATTACCTGTTTATAGCTTCAATGGTAAAAACCTTTGGCTAATGAAGTCCAAGGCAGGTAACGGAAAACTAGCAGGTAAGTCTTCACGATTGAGTCTATGGAACGACTTACGCTCACGTGAACGCTCTCTAAAATTAAACAAACCCATTATCAATTACGACGAGTAG
- a CDS encoding HlyD family type I secretion periplasmic adaptor subunit produces the protein MSHKGFNKLSTTELEYVDDKTAALLLNTPTSARIMLWVMVLFFVAAIGWAAWAEIDKVTVGQGKVIPSSQIQVVQNLEGGLVKEILVKEGQQVQKGQQLLLIDDTRFRSDFREREQQVANLTASVLMLSASLTSVVIDENSAEKNWEQSIRLDFNKLAFPPKFYELQPKLVSRQKAEYRQDLNNLKNQLSVFDQQVEQKQQDLVEILARTKNLRESYRFARKELEITKPLADEGVVPRIELLKLQRQVNDTRREMTSSELKIPLLRSAIKEAQLSRIDAALNFRSDQQEKLNQAQDKLSALTESAVGLADRVNRTVVVSPVTGTVKTLGINTVGGVIQPGMDIVEIVPTEDSLLIEAKIAPQDIAFLRPQLAAIVKLSAYDFTKYGGLEGILEHISADTTQDEEGNSFYIVRIRTEQHSFGNNGELPIIPGMTASVDIITGKRTVLEYILKPILSAQNNALKE, from the coding sequence ATGAGCCACAAAGGTTTTAATAAGCTTAGTACCACTGAATTGGAGTATGTCGACGACAAAACGGCGGCACTTCTACTAAATACTCCAACAAGTGCCCGCATCATGCTATGGGTAATGGTGCTATTTTTTGTGGCTGCTATTGGGTGGGCAGCATGGGCTGAAATAGACAAAGTGACAGTGGGACAAGGTAAAGTCATTCCCTCTTCGCAAATTCAAGTAGTGCAAAACCTTGAAGGTGGTTTAGTAAAAGAGATTCTGGTTAAAGAAGGTCAACAAGTTCAAAAAGGCCAGCAGTTACTATTAATTGATGACACTCGTTTTCGTTCTGATTTTCGTGAGCGTGAGCAGCAAGTTGCAAACTTAACAGCAAGTGTTTTGATGCTATCCGCTTCTTTAACCAGTGTGGTGATTGATGAAAATTCAGCTGAAAAAAATTGGGAACAAAGCATCCGCCTTGATTTCAATAAATTAGCCTTCCCTCCTAAATTTTACGAACTCCAACCAAAACTCGTTAGTCGCCAAAAAGCAGAATACAGACAAGACCTGAATAATCTTAAAAACCAATTATCGGTATTTGACCAGCAAGTCGAACAGAAACAACAAGACCTTGTAGAAATTCTTGCGCGAACTAAAAACTTACGAGAAAGCTACCGCTTTGCTAGAAAAGAGCTTGAGATTACAAAGCCTCTTGCTGATGAAGGCGTTGTACCGCGTATTGAGCTATTAAAACTGCAAAGACAAGTGAACGATACTCGACGTGAGATGACCTCTAGTGAGTTAAAGATCCCCCTACTTCGCTCCGCGATTAAGGAAGCCCAACTTAGCCGGATTGATGCCGCACTTAATTTCCGTTCAGACCAACAAGAGAAATTAAACCAAGCACAAGATAAGCTGTCTGCACTGACAGAATCTGCCGTTGGTCTTGCTGACAGAGTAAACCGAACTGTTGTGGTATCTCCTGTAACGGGAACAGTAAAAACATTAGGCATTAACACAGTCGGCGGTGTAATTCAGCCGGGTATGGACATTGTAGAAATCGTACCTACAGAAGATTCACTATTAATTGAAGCAAAGATTGCACCTCAAGATATCGCCTTCCTTCGCCCTCAGCTTGCAGCTATCGTAAAACTTAGTGCTTATGACTTTACCAAATACGGCGGTTTAGAAGGAATTTTGGAGCATATCAGCGCCGATACAACTCAAGATGAGGAAGGTAATAGCTTTTATATCGTAAGAATTAGAACAGAGCAGCATTCATTCGGTAACAACGGAGAACTGCCGATCATTCCAGGAATGACCGCCTCAGTTGATATCATTACAGGGAAAAGAACCGTTCTAGAATATATATTGAAGCCAATACTAAGTGCTCAAAATAATGCCCTTAAAGAATAA
- a CDS encoding sigma-54-dependent transcriptional regulator has product MPNIYFVDDEPAIRDSVQQAMLIEGIMITCFPNAVEALQCIDTSQAGIVVTDIHMPVMTGIEFTQQLLEKNAHFQVIVLTGHGDVQTAVSAMKAGAYDFLEKPFAIDKLQTAIQKATDKLDLMQENVLLRKELDMQTHVGPKLLGQSPSMVKLRRDLVALNPMQDNLMLLVGDTGTGKRITAQYLHDLHHPYDSELYVLAAHELPAHNETEFKQFFFQRLSKPQIGTIYLYQADILTVQQWTWLTDLKLECNECATSVIIAIHTPPTTFHSEFRRFDLLPLCERKEDIRILFKHFARSAASRYQLPPPTITEEEIQQLTNKSWSENIKQLRQHAELRALKPSDLSGLNCLASDEQKSLNQRIDLFEQTLLIEVLHRYHGRLKDVQLELQVSRKTLYDKLKKHQLDKTNFKNG; this is encoded by the coding sequence ATGCCAAATATCTACTTTGTAGACGACGAACCCGCTATTCGAGATTCAGTACAGCAAGCCATGCTTATTGAAGGGATAATGATCACTTGTTTCCCCAACGCTGTCGAAGCTTTGCAGTGCATCGACACTTCGCAGGCAGGTATCGTTGTCACAGATATACATATGCCAGTAATGACAGGCATTGAGTTTACTCAGCAGTTACTCGAAAAAAATGCCCACTTCCAAGTCATCGTTTTAACTGGGCATGGGGATGTTCAAACAGCAGTGTCTGCAATGAAAGCTGGCGCGTATGACTTTCTTGAAAAGCCTTTTGCGATTGATAAGTTGCAAACGGCAATCCAAAAAGCAACTGACAAGCTCGACTTGATGCAAGAAAATGTATTGCTTCGCAAAGAGTTAGATATGCAGACTCACGTAGGACCAAAGCTCCTTGGGCAATCTCCATCGATGGTCAAACTGCGCCGGGATCTGGTCGCATTGAACCCAATGCAAGATAATTTAATGTTATTGGTCGGTGATACTGGCACAGGTAAGCGCATCACCGCACAATACCTACACGACCTTCACCACCCATATGATTCAGAGCTCTACGTACTAGCTGCTCATGAATTACCAGCTCACAATGAAACAGAGTTTAAGCAGTTTTTTTTTCAGAGGCTCTCTAAACCTCAGATCGGCACAATCTACCTCTATCAAGCAGACATACTAACCGTTCAACAATGGACTTGGCTTACTGACTTAAAATTAGAGTGCAACGAATGTGCAACTAGTGTCATTATCGCGATCCACACCCCACCGACAACATTTCACAGTGAGTTCCGTCGCTTCGATTTGTTACCCTTGTGTGAACGTAAAGAAGACATTCGTATATTGTTTAAACACTTTGCACGAAGCGCGGCGAGTCGCTATCAATTACCACCACCAACTATTACCGAAGAAGAAATTCAGCAACTTACAAACAAATCATGGTCAGAAAATATCAAGCAGCTACGCCAACATGCGGAGCTAAGAGCACTCAAACCAAGTGACCTTTCAGGTCTCAATTGCCTGGCCAGCGATGAGCAAAAATCACTCAACCAACGAATAGATCTGTTTGAGCAAACTCTGTTGATTGAAGTTCTCCATCGATATCACGGACGATTAAAAGATGTGCAGCTAGAATTACAAGTATCTCGGAAAACGCTTTATGACAAACTGAAAAAGCACCAACTTGATAAAACCAATTTTAAAAATGGATGA
- a CDS encoding sensor histidine kinase, whose protein sequence is MLICTEFILNVRPLFFLKSFLMLSLIFGGVGLYATHHIATQYQDKVVSKELKDAANKANLQIESELAKFKQIPNLLRHDPRLLTFLTSNEPKQNLNELLLEWSNQSLADAIYIHDRTGKVIASSNYLKPRTFLGENFAFRPYFSEAIQGNQAQYVALGALSNIRGYFISSPLTVDGEIAGVITVKVSLENIEAILASNSFEIMILDSNKIVFLSTNKRWLYQAFRPLNEDQQFEVNQNRQYGRNTIQIINEFKTLIAPNASVPHSQLLSHHAFKLYPIAVENRDYQVIALKEARIGQIKVLQADFIFLIIYSLLALIAWSWRQTYTAKIALTDLNKHLEHTVDKRTQYLQHSNQQLQKTIFQYQESKLKLKQTEQELTQTAKLAVLGELSASINHEINQPLAALRTYSENSLKLLEMNQTDMVKSNLQKMIELNLSIGEIIARLKVFTRKVNQEEHHVANLHDAVSNATSILSAAMIKQGITLRLSAIPNNILLSIHPTELEQVLVNLIHNAAQALNQHPSPQIGIDWYLNNDQCELVIWDNGPGIASEQLPKLFDPFFTTKSEGLGLGLSISKRIIEAYSGEIQAKTRKPSGMQFSLLLTAHTIFNTPNNAPTKINE, encoded by the coding sequence ATGCTAATTTGTACTGAGTTTATTTTGAACGTTAGACCTTTGTTTTTTTTGAAATCTTTTTTGATGTTATCTCTAATTTTTGGTGGGGTTGGGCTCTATGCTACCCACCATATCGCTACTCAATACCAAGATAAAGTGGTTTCAAAAGAGCTAAAGGACGCAGCCAACAAAGCTAACCTACAAATTGAATCTGAATTAGCTAAATTTAAGCAAATTCCGAATTTACTGCGACACGATCCAAGGCTACTAACTTTTTTAACATCAAATGAACCAAAGCAAAACCTGAATGAACTGCTACTTGAATGGTCAAATCAAAGCCTTGCTGATGCTATTTATATCCACGACCGAACAGGAAAAGTAATCGCATCTAGTAATTACTTAAAGCCACGCACCTTTTTAGGTGAAAATTTCGCTTTCAGACCTTATTTTAGTGAGGCCATCCAAGGTAACCAAGCTCAGTATGTTGCGCTTGGGGCGTTATCGAATATACGGGGTTATTTCATCTCTTCCCCACTGACTGTTGACGGTGAAATCGCTGGCGTGATTACGGTAAAAGTTAGCTTGGAAAATATAGAGGCAATCTTAGCAAGCAATAGTTTTGAAATTATGATTCTTGATAGCAACAAAATAGTATTCTTATCAACGAATAAACGTTGGTTATATCAAGCCTTTCGTCCTCTTAATGAAGATCAACAATTTGAAGTTAATCAAAACCGGCAATACGGTCGCAACACCATTCAGATCATTAATGAATTTAAAACACTCATTGCACCGAATGCTTCTGTGCCCCACTCACAGTTACTAAGCCATCACGCATTTAAACTTTATCCAATCGCAGTAGAGAACCGTGATTATCAAGTTATCGCCCTTAAAGAAGCCCGAATTGGGCAAATCAAAGTGCTACAAGCCGACTTCATCTTTCTCATCATCTATAGCTTATTAGCGCTTATCGCTTGGTCATGGCGACAAACATACACAGCCAAAATAGCGTTGACTGATCTTAATAAGCACTTAGAACATACGGTAGACAAACGCACTCAATATTTACAGCACTCAAATCAACAATTGCAGAAAACTATTTTTCAATACCAAGAGTCCAAACTAAAACTCAAGCAAACCGAACAAGAACTCACTCAAACCGCCAAACTGGCCGTACTGGGAGAGCTTTCAGCCAGTATTAATCATGAAATTAACCAACCCTTAGCTGCACTGAGGACTTACAGTGAAAATAGCTTAAAGCTGCTAGAAATGAACCAGACTGATATGGTGAAAAGCAATCTCCAAAAGATGATTGAGCTTAACTTGTCGATTGGAGAAATTATTGCTCGCTTGAAAGTCTTTACCCGTAAAGTTAACCAAGAAGAGCATCACGTAGCAAACTTGCACGACGCAGTTAGCAATGCCACCAGTATTCTCAGTGCCGCCATGATTAAACAAGGCATTACGCTAAGACTTTCGGCGATACCCAACAACATCCTATTGAGCATTCATCCTACAGAATTGGAGCAAGTGCTCGTTAACCTGATTCACAATGCGGCTCAAGCGCTTAACCAACACCCTAGTCCACAAATAGGCATTGACTGGTATCTAAATAATGATCAATGTGAGTTAGTCATCTGGGATAATGGACCAGGTATTGCTTCAGAACAGCTGCCTAAATTATTCGATCCTTTCTTTACAACAAAATCAGAAGGGTTAGGGCTCGGATTATCCATATCGAAACGAATTATCGAAGCTTACAGCGGTGAAATACAGGCTAAGACAAGAAAGCCATCCGGTATGCAGTTTTCTCTGTTGTTAACTGCCCACACAATTTTCAACACCCCAAACAACGCACCCACCAAAATTAACGAATGA
- the pdxH gene encoding pyridoxamine 5'-phosphate oxidase — translation MELTDIRREYAKGGLRRKDLHADPIDQFNLWLEQAIEAKLTDPTAMTVATVDKNGQPFQRIVLLKNVEKDGFIFYTNLGSRKAQHLEDCSKISLHFPWHPLERQVHITGTAEKLTALENMKYFSSRPKESQLAAIASKQSSRISARGVLEGKYLELKQKFAKGEIPVPTFWGGFRVKPESIEFWQGGEHRLHDRFLFSRDDSRWDIDRLAP, via the coding sequence ATGGAACTGACAGATATTCGCCGCGAATACGCAAAAGGCGGGTTACGACGTAAAGACTTACATGCTGATCCAATCGACCAATTTAATTTATGGTTGGAACAAGCGATTGAAGCTAAGCTCACTGACCCAACTGCGATGACAGTGGCGACGGTGGATAAAAATGGTCAACCATTCCAACGCATCGTACTACTGAAGAATGTAGAAAAAGATGGATTTATTTTTTACACGAACCTTGGTAGCCGAAAAGCGCAGCACTTAGAAGATTGCAGTAAGATCAGCCTACACTTCCCATGGCATCCACTTGAGCGACAAGTTCATATTACCGGTACTGCTGAAAAGTTGACTGCTTTGGAGAACATGAAGTACTTTTCTTCTCGCCCAAAAGAGAGCCAATTAGCAGCCATTGCAAGTAAGCAAAGTAGCCGTATTTCAGCTCGTGGTGTTTTAGAGGGTAAATATTTAGAGCTGAAACAAAAGTTCGCTAAAGGTGAAATACCAGTCCCAACATTTTGGGGTGGTTTTAGAGTGAAGCCTGAAAGTATAGAGTTTTGGCAAGGTGGCGAACACCGCCTACATGACCGTTTCTTATTTTCGCGAGATGACAGCCGTTGGGATATTGATCGCCTGGCACCGTAG
- a CDS encoding helix-turn-helix transcriptional regulator codes for MSTPPPNLQQSLFEQLPGCWGCKDTQSVFVYTNSAYLDLIGLGDSDSCEGLTDFDMPSQTVECAQEFRDQDKYVMETQKTLKVLDIHPYPDGRWHAHIFTKTPWFNEDGKVHGTIFYGQELTDTAILEVGHWVCRATSTDVGEGSLSGSKPRQSKLSKSLSTRESEVLFLLLYGKKPQYIANTLNISIKTVEGHVARLKTKFNATSKNQLTDYALDSGLGSVIPETLLKKQISVVLHSDASSSKSMKK; via the coding sequence TTGTCGACACCTCCTCCTAATCTTCAACAATCCCTCTTTGAACAGTTACCTGGTTGCTGGGGGTGTAAAGATACTCAATCTGTTTTCGTTTATACGAATTCGGCTTACTTAGACTTAATCGGGTTAGGTGATAGCGACAGTTGTGAAGGGCTAACTGATTTTGACATGCCAAGCCAAACAGTTGAGTGCGCGCAAGAGTTTCGAGACCAAGATAAGTACGTGATGGAAACACAAAAAACATTAAAAGTACTGGATATACACCCTTACCCAGATGGGCGTTGGCACGCTCATATCTTCACAAAAACACCTTGGTTTAATGAAGATGGGAAAGTCCATGGGACGATTTTCTATGGGCAAGAACTCACCGACACGGCGATTCTTGAAGTGGGACACTGGGTTTGTAGAGCAACTAGCACGGATGTAGGTGAAGGCTCACTATCGGGCTCTAAGCCTCGCCAATCTAAATTATCTAAATCACTTTCAACAAGAGAGTCTGAAGTTTTATTCCTTTTGCTCTATGGAAAGAAGCCCCAGTACATAGCCAACACATTAAACATTTCAATTAAGACAGTGGAAGGCCATGTTGCGCGGCTCAAAACCAAGTTTAATGCCACCAGCAAAAACCAATTAACGGATTATGCATTAGACTCAGGGTTAGGATCCGTCATACCTGAAACCTTATTAAAGAAGCAGATATCAGTCGTTTTACACAGTGATGCATCAAGCTCAAAAAGTATGAAGAAGTAA
- a CDS encoding formylglycine-generating enzyme family protein: MRQGFPALLFALAPCIMTPAVLAQTSSSPVTSVSTVTEIESSLFDEHASLASLKKKLEEKQNQVDNRAQQTVRLTKLADQAESSLAKAKSSLEQDYTRMIDEPDFDIAPAQKRFQGAWKTVKDSKSAVSDSEQVHQTLLLELNAIQAEKSSIETSIAALNNTKLRARAERLRGELTQSDTQTVSFTNNCSSDMTLAQCSNQTVTLALQKAVNQFQNSVIDNTTETKQVKDNLASTSLNIHVLDHTVTTASFYEGSKYKAIVKANLETRPDKNTPCRLLNIKSSSCFTKSDEQTNDQQKEVAWVNLVVRSNQYNDNVAINGVKYGSTPVEVMLPTGKHMITIAKEGYLSFHQELEISRDQNLRAVLQAKQNSLNVGSKFADPMPDHSQSPEMIVVGAGRYLLGENNARQVVVDKPFALSATPTTVQAFKSFVEKTGYQTDAELTNTCNSISNTEITPIPDSYWRNPGFKQTDSSPVVCVSRSDAANYARWLSKETGFTYRLPQADEWEVAARAGQETSFWWGNDFGAGKANTGWSGTPWSNNSTSPVRTFPPTPTGFYDMVGNVWEWTQNPQGSAKGGAWSFSPNEAKVFNELNIAPSTSANYLGFRVLREL, from the coding sequence ATGCGACAAGGTTTTCCTGCTCTACTATTTGCACTTGCTCCCTGCATCATGACGCCTGCTGTCCTAGCGCAAACCTCTTCCTCACCAGTGACCAGCGTTTCTACCGTCACGGAGATTGAAAGCTCGTTATTTGACGAACATGCAAGCCTTGCATCTTTAAAGAAAAAACTCGAAGAGAAGCAGAATCAAGTTGATAACCGTGCGCAACAAACGGTACGTTTAACTAAACTTGCAGACCAAGCTGAAAGCAGCCTAGCAAAAGCTAAATCAAGTTTAGAGCAAGACTACACTCGTATGATTGATGAACCTGATTTTGATATTGCTCCGGCTCAAAAGCGTTTCCAAGGGGCTTGGAAAACAGTAAAAGACAGCAAAAGCGCGGTGAGTGATTCAGAGCAAGTACATCAAACCTTATTGCTTGAACTAAACGCAATTCAAGCAGAAAAGTCTTCAATAGAAACTTCAATCGCGGCACTGAACAACACAAAATTAAGAGCAAGAGCAGAACGCCTTCGCGGTGAGTTGACTCAATCTGACACGCAAACCGTCAGCTTTACGAACAATTGCAGCAGCGATATGACACTTGCACAATGTTCAAATCAAACGGTTACCTTAGCGCTTCAAAAAGCCGTTAATCAATTTCAAAACAGCGTGATTGATAACACGACGGAAACGAAGCAAGTCAAAGATAACTTAGCATCAACGTCTTTAAATATTCATGTTTTAGATCATACCGTAACCACCGCAAGTTTTTACGAAGGCAGTAAATACAAAGCAATTGTAAAAGCTAATCTAGAAACTCGACCAGATAAGAATACGCCTTGTCGACTACTCAATATTAAGTCATCAAGTTGTTTTACAAAAAGCGATGAGCAAACCAACGATCAACAAAAAGAAGTGGCTTGGGTAAATTTGGTAGTTCGTTCAAACCAATACAACGACAACGTGGCTATCAATGGCGTTAAGTATGGTAGTACTCCTGTAGAAGTAATGCTTCCTACAGGCAAACATATGATCACCATTGCAAAGGAAGGCTACCTTTCTTTCCATCAAGAACTAGAAATTTCTCGCGACCAGAATTTAAGAGCCGTTCTGCAAGCGAAACAAAACTCACTGAATGTTGGCAGCAAGTTTGCAGACCCAATGCCTGATCACAGCCAAAGCCCAGAGATGATTGTGGTTGGTGCGGGTCGTTACTTACTCGGTGAAAATAATGCGAGACAAGTGGTTGTGGATAAGCCTTTTGCTCTATCTGCAACTCCAACGACAGTTCAAGCGTTTAAATCATTCGTGGAAAAGACAGGCTATCAAACCGATGCTGAATTAACCAATACTTGCAATAGCATCAGTAATACTGAAATCACGCCAATTCCAGATAGCTATTGGCGTAACCCTGGCTTTAAACAGACCGATAGCTCACCAGTAGTATGCGTTAGCCGAAGTGATGCGGCGAACTACGCTCGTTGGCTATCGAAAGAAACGGGCTTCACTTACCGCTTACCACAAGCTGATGAATGGGAAGTGGCTGCTCGTGCAGGTCAAGAGACAAGTTTCTGGTGGGGAAATGACTTTGGTGCAGGGAAAGCGAATACCGGTTGGTCTGGTACACCTTGGTCTAATAACAGTACCTCTCCAGTTCGTACCTTCCCACCAACACCTACAGGTTTCTACGATATGGTAGGGAACGTATGGGAATGGACACAAAACCCGCAAGGTAGTGCCAAAGGAGGAGCTTGGAGCTTCTCACCAAACGAAGCAAAAGTCTTTAATGAGCTAAATATCGCGCCATCAACTTCTGCAAACTACCTAGGATTTAGAGTACTTCGAGAACTGTAA